The following proteins are co-located in the Paludibaculum fermentans genome:
- a CDS encoding ABC transporter ATP-binding protein: MLELAGLTKYYRNNAVVDDVSFQVLPGEVTGYLGPNGSGKSTTVKMITGLLAPSAGKVLLDGRDISTDWTGFKRRLGYVPEEAILYSYLTGLEYLRLIGRLRGLREREVEQRANDLLELFSLHAFRHGAISTYSKGMRQRILISAALMHNPDLLILDEPLSGMDVTSAQLFKHLLDELARQGKMILYISHVLEVVERVCERVVIIYKGRIMANDSVERLRDLMHLSSLEQIFSELVEQRDLQAVARDIATVIQPGRV, from the coding sequence ATGCTGGAACTGGCCGGACTCACGAAGTACTACCGCAACAATGCCGTTGTTGATGATGTGAGCTTCCAGGTGCTGCCGGGCGAGGTCACCGGATACCTGGGGCCTAACGGCTCAGGCAAGTCGACAACGGTCAAGATGATCACGGGACTGCTGGCGCCCAGTGCAGGCAAAGTCCTGCTGGACGGCCGCGACATCAGCACGGACTGGACCGGATTCAAACGACGCCTGGGGTATGTGCCGGAAGAGGCGATCCTGTACTCTTACCTGACAGGGCTCGAATACCTCCGCCTCATCGGCCGTCTGCGCGGGTTACGGGAACGAGAGGTCGAGCAGCGCGCCAACGACCTGCTGGAGCTGTTCTCCTTGCACGCCTTCCGGCACGGCGCGATCTCCACCTACTCCAAGGGCATGCGCCAAAGGATCCTGATTTCCGCGGCGCTGATGCACAACCCTGACCTCCTCATCCTGGATGAACCGCTTTCGGGTATGGACGTGACCTCGGCGCAGTTGTTCAAGCATCTGCTGGACGAACTGGCGCGCCAGGGGAAGATGATCCTCTACATCTCTCACGTGTTGGAAGTGGTGGAGCGCGTCTGCGAGCGGGTTGTCATCATCTACAAGGGCCGCATCATGGCCAACGACTCTGTCGAACGCCTGAGGGACCTCATGCATCTGTCTTCGCTGGAGCAGATCTTCTCGGAACTGGTGGAGCAGAGGGATTTGCAGGCCGTGGCCCGCGACATCGCAACAGTGATCCAGCCTGGGCGAGTGTGA
- a CDS encoding cytochrome c3 family protein, whose protein sequence is MLLLGIRVGVGSTLLIGLLFNLGTLHAQMSPGELSHSHQALEGALKCASCHSFGTGGAHLKCLDCHVEIRRRLEQKAGYHAQIIRGTGNAASSDCARCHAEHNGRAFELVRWRVPKAKFDHRQAGFMLQGRHAGLSCQQCHQPKHILDTARQELKQNDLSKTLLGLSGACASCHDDIHRGALGANCEKCHSQDQWKNASGFQHDKTEFPLTGAHTRVRCDGCHKPVAALGNRVQYKNFVFQEQCKSCHADKHGGAFAADCQKCHTTENWKTVHSESTFDHSRTKFPLVGLHRAVDCQKCHATANFRTPVAHERCMDCHRDKHQGQLLARAGGECAACHNESGWKTILFDSAAHAQTRYPLGGGHAKVACGNCHPGGGTALNFHPAFDSCLRCHKDRHAGQFSGAPWRNRCEQCHDVVGWKTVRYTLVDHAKSSFPLAGGHKAVPCADCHHSASAAEPIQYHGLRQECAACHENPHSDAASPALKGNWSCDQCHTARNWRETAPFDHGRTAFPLLGRHRGAPCVGCHKPATANARRTIVFHTAGKECAACHADVHAGQFRGSGQPQPDCGRCHGPTNWRADSFDHQKHSTFSLSGAHERVPCRMCHTGQAGATGRVVVYRGTPRRCEACHE, encoded by the coding sequence ATGCTCTTACTAGGAATACGGGTTGGGGTAGGAAGCACGCTCCTGATCGGGCTGCTGTTCAATTTAGGGACGCTGCATGCGCAGATGTCGCCGGGAGAGCTGTCCCATTCTCACCAGGCATTGGAGGGCGCGCTAAAGTGCGCCAGCTGCCACAGTTTTGGAACAGGTGGAGCGCATCTCAAGTGCCTGGATTGCCACGTGGAGATCCGCCGGCGCCTGGAACAGAAAGCCGGCTATCACGCACAGATCATCCGGGGAACCGGCAACGCCGCTTCCAGTGACTGTGCCCGATGTCACGCTGAGCACAATGGGCGGGCCTTCGAGTTGGTCCGCTGGCGTGTTCCGAAAGCCAAGTTCGATCACCGCCAGGCCGGGTTCATGTTGCAAGGACGTCACGCCGGGCTGTCCTGCCAGCAGTGTCACCAACCCAAGCATATCCTGGACACCGCCAGGCAGGAACTGAAACAGAACGACCTTTCCAAGACGCTGCTCGGCCTGAGTGGGGCATGCGCAAGTTGTCATGACGACATCCACCGCGGAGCGCTCGGCGCCAATTGTGAGAAGTGCCATTCGCAGGATCAGTGGAAGAACGCCTCCGGCTTCCAGCACGACAAAACCGAGTTCCCCCTCACGGGTGCGCATACCAGGGTCCGCTGCGATGGTTGCCACAAACCAGTCGCTGCGCTCGGCAACCGGGTTCAGTACAAGAACTTCGTTTTCCAGGAACAGTGCAAGTCCTGCCATGCGGACAAACACGGAGGGGCATTCGCGGCCGACTGCCAGAAGTGCCATACCACGGAGAACTGGAAGACGGTCCACAGCGAATCCACTTTCGATCACAGCCGCACGAAGTTTCCTTTGGTGGGCCTGCACCGCGCCGTCGACTGCCAGAAGTGCCACGCGACGGCCAACTTCCGGACACCCGTAGCGCATGAGCGCTGCATGGATTGCCACCGCGACAAGCACCAGGGACAACTGCTCGCCCGGGCGGGTGGGGAGTGCGCTGCCTGTCATAACGAGTCGGGCTGGAAGACCATACTTTTCGACTCGGCGGCGCACGCGCAGACCCGCTACCCGTTGGGGGGTGGACACGCGAAAGTAGCGTGCGGTAACTGCCACCCCGGAGGAGGAACAGCCCTGAACTTCCATCCCGCCTTCGACTCCTGCCTGCGCTGCCACAAGGACCGCCACGCCGGGCAGTTTTCCGGCGCACCTTGGCGGAACCGCTGCGAGCAATGCCATGACGTCGTTGGGTGGAAGACGGTGCGCTACACCCTGGTGGATCACGCGAAGTCGAGTTTCCCTCTGGCCGGCGGCCACAAGGCGGTTCCATGTGCCGACTGCCACCACTCTGCCAGTGCGGCCGAACCCATTCAGTACCACGGGTTGAGGCAGGAATGCGCCGCCTGTCACGAGAATCCACATAGCGACGCGGCCAGCCCGGCGCTCAAGGGCAACTGGTCCTGCGATCAATGCCACACTGCGCGGAACTGGCGCGAGACTGCACCGTTCGACCACGGCCGGACCGCGTTTCCACTGCTCGGCCGGCATCGCGGGGCTCCCTGTGTTGGATGCCACAAACCCGCGACAGCCAATGCCCGCAGAACAATCGTGTTTCATACTGCGGGCAAAGAATGCGCCGCCTGCCATGCGGATGTCCACGCCGGGCAGTTTCGCGGCTCCGGCCAGCCACAGCCGGATTGCGGCCGGTGTCACGGGCCCACAAACTGGCGGGCCGACTCATTCGATCACCAGAAGCACTCCACCTTCTCTCTGTCCGGTGCGCACGAACGGGTGCCGTGCCGGATGTGCCACACCGGCCAAGCCGGTGCCACCGGAAGGGTGGTTGTCTATCGCGGAACTCCCAGACGTTGCGAGGCATGCCACGAATGA
- a CDS encoding YceH family protein yields the protein MSFDLDLVEARVLGCLAEKDMATPEYYPLSLNALTNACNQKSNREPVVSYDEVTVREGLCSLRDRGLATFVSETGSRVEKFRHRLNERFNFTRGELSVLTVLLLRGPQTPGELRQRTDRMHAFEDLDALTHTLEKLAARDPEPVVRQLERVPGMKEARWAHLLSGEPVLAATQLVEYVSVQTHGSPLQERVEYLEAALKSLREEFEQFKAQFG from the coding sequence GTGTCTTTCGATTTGGACCTCGTAGAAGCCCGTGTACTCGGGTGCCTCGCTGAAAAAGACATGGCCACACCGGAATACTATCCGTTGTCGCTCAATGCCTTGACCAACGCCTGCAATCAGAAATCGAACCGCGAACCGGTCGTTAGCTACGACGAAGTGACTGTCCGGGAAGGACTTTGCTCCTTGCGGGATCGTGGACTGGCGACTTTCGTCTCCGAGACTGGAAGCCGCGTGGAGAAGTTCCGGCACCGGCTCAATGAGCGCTTCAACTTCACTCGCGGCGAGCTCTCAGTGCTCACCGTCCTGCTGCTGCGCGGTCCGCAGACGCCCGGTGAGCTGCGCCAGCGGACGGATCGGATGCACGCGTTCGAGGATCTCGACGCCCTCACGCACACCCTGGAGAAACTGGCCGCCCGCGATCCTGAGCCGGTGGTCCGCCAGTTAGAGCGCGTCCCGGGCATGAAGGAGGCGCGCTGGGCCCACCTGCTATCCGGCGAACCGGTCCTGGCGGCCACGCAATTGGTGGAGTACGTTTCCGTGCAGACGCATGGCTCTCCTCTCCAGGAGCGTGTGGAGTACCTGGAGGCCGCACTGAAGTCCCTGCGCGAGGAGTTCGAGCAGTTCAAAGCCCAGTTCGGCTGA
- a CDS encoding AGE family epimerase/isomerase, with protein MPLRYTIARMNVVGCLLAMCAVLGPVAAQSLTPAAVAAPMEKALRENILGFWYPQSLDRKHGGYTINHGPEGKPKGDAPKMIVTQSRMVWLFARAARAGYGDRKQMLAAAEHGYQFLTTKMWDAKNGGFYWEVDVTGEKKLRPKKHMYGESFALYAISEYAQASGRKDVLAFATKVFDLFEKKAHDAKYGGYRETFEEDWTPSPLGEQGYMGVDSSVKLMNTHLHLMEAMTTFYRASQLPLARERLLELMMIESNAVVRKDVGSCSDQYKLDWTPIREGGGARASYGHDLENIWLLVDAAETARVPVAPMMDLFRSNFAYSLKYGWDEKDGGFWDWGPFLQPATARSKTWWVEAEALVSALTMFKLTNDPLYWGIFEKTWVFTNRHQIDWVHGEWWPSVSERLESSGDKANTWKAGYHNGRAMIECIQLLKGLQEQK; from the coding sequence ATGCCCTTACGTTATACAATCGCACGCATGAATGTAGTGGGCTGTCTTCTCGCGATGTGTGCTGTTCTGGGGCCGGTGGCCGCCCAAAGCCTGACTCCGGCAGCGGTGGCCGCACCGATGGAGAAGGCGCTGCGCGAGAACATCCTGGGCTTCTGGTATCCCCAGTCCCTGGACCGCAAGCACGGAGGCTACACTATCAACCACGGTCCGGAGGGGAAGCCGAAGGGCGATGCGCCAAAGATGATCGTGACGCAGTCGCGCATGGTCTGGCTGTTCGCGCGCGCCGCCCGGGCGGGTTATGGCGACCGAAAGCAGATGCTGGCGGCGGCCGAGCATGGCTACCAGTTCCTGACGACAAAGATGTGGGATGCGAAGAACGGCGGCTTCTATTGGGAAGTCGACGTGACGGGCGAGAAGAAGTTGCGCCCGAAGAAGCACATGTACGGCGAGTCGTTTGCGCTGTACGCCATCAGCGAGTATGCGCAGGCGTCCGGGCGCAAGGACGTTCTCGCCTTTGCCACAAAGGTTTTCGACCTGTTCGAGAAGAAGGCGCACGACGCAAAGTACGGCGGCTACCGGGAGACCTTTGAAGAAGACTGGACTCCGTCGCCCTTAGGCGAGCAGGGTTACATGGGCGTGGACAGCAGTGTGAAGCTGATGAACACACACCTGCACCTGATGGAGGCGATGACGACGTTCTACCGGGCGTCCCAGTTACCCCTGGCGCGAGAGCGGCTGTTGGAATTAATGATGATCGAGAGCAACGCCGTGGTGCGCAAGGATGTGGGCTCGTGCAGCGACCAGTACAAGCTGGATTGGACGCCGATCCGCGAAGGCGGCGGAGCGCGCGCCAGCTATGGGCACGACCTGGAAAACATCTGGCTACTGGTGGACGCAGCCGAGACGGCTCGTGTCCCGGTGGCGCCGATGATGGACCTGTTCCGTAGCAATTTCGCCTATTCGCTCAAATATGGCTGGGATGAGAAGGACGGCGGGTTCTGGGACTGGGGGCCATTCCTGCAGCCTGCCACGGCGCGCAGCAAGACGTGGTGGGTGGAAGCGGAAGCGTTAGTCAGCGCGCTGACAATGTTCAAATTGACCAACGACCCTCTGTATTGGGGTATCTTCGAGAAGACATGGGTTTTCACCAACCGCCACCAGATCGACTGGGTGCATGGAGAATGGTGGCCATCGGTGAGTGAACGGCTCGAGTCCTCGGGCGACAAGGCCAATACCTGGAAGGCCGGTTACCACAACGGCCGGGCAATGATTGAATGCATCCAACTACTCAAAGGACTTCAGGAACAAAAATGA
- a CDS encoding 3-keto-disaccharide hydrolase, with amino-acid sequence MTTRRALLAALAAAPVALAQEETGFTPLFNGKNLDGWTLVHGRGPGYVVTDGVIECPKEGGGNLFTEKEYSDFILRLEWRVWEGSNNGVGIRAPLEGDAAYVGMEIQILDEESAMYHGKEPIKPEQYTGSVYGVFAAKHGFVKRNGVWNTEEIMAKGTKIKVTLNGTVITDVDLATVKDPEVLKKHPGLLRKSGHVGFLGHGSKVEFRNIRIKTLA; translated from the coding sequence ATGACCACCAGACGCGCACTCCTCGCTGCTCTAGCGGCAGCGCCTGTCGCGCTCGCACAGGAAGAAACCGGCTTTACGCCGCTGTTTAACGGTAAGAACCTGGATGGCTGGACTCTCGTGCATGGCCGCGGTCCGGGCTATGTGGTGACGGACGGGGTGATCGAATGCCCAAAGGAAGGCGGCGGGAACCTCTTCACCGAGAAAGAGTACTCCGACTTCATCCTGAGGCTGGAATGGCGTGTGTGGGAAGGCAGCAACAACGGCGTGGGCATCCGAGCACCGCTCGAGGGTGACGCCGCTTACGTTGGCATGGAGATTCAGATCCTCGATGAAGAATCAGCCATGTACCACGGCAAGGAGCCCATCAAACCGGAGCAGTACACCGGCTCGGTCTACGGCGTGTTCGCCGCCAAGCACGGATTTGTGAAGCGAAACGGTGTGTGGAATACCGAAGAGATCATGGCCAAGGGGACGAAGATCAAGGTCACGCTCAACGGCACCGTCATCACAGATGTGGACCTGGCTACTGTGAAAGACCCCGAGGTCCTGAAGAAGCACCCCGGACTGCTGCGCAAGAGCGGGCACGTCGGATTCCTGGGCCATGGCTCAAAGGTGGAGTTCCGGAACATCCGGATCAAGACGCTGGCCTAG
- a CDS encoding DUF1080 domain-containing protein has translation MPTSEISRRAFVASLAAASQLSAADDGWLPLFDGSSLKGWKASENKGTWKVVDGLLSNDGGRSHLFYEGPVKGADFRNFELEAEVMTKPGCNSGVYFHSTYQETGFPQKGFEVQVNNTATGEGSYRERKKTGSLYGVRNVYKQFVPDNEWFKLHISVRMKNVQVRLNGMLVVDYNEPNPPVIAEGSERGRFLDHGTFALQGHDPGSHAMYKSIRVRPLSDELPTTKIAYPPPDQTFVDIINYGAHNIPMVDFHVHLKLGLTLEQALQKSRQDGIMYGIAVNCGKGFPVQDDATARQFVESLKGQPVFVAMQAEGREWTQMFSSKTAALFDYVFTDSMTWTDNRGRRMRTWLPDEVGTIADPQEFMDTLVDRAVGIIDKEPVDIYVNPTFLPDAIAKDYASLWTEERMKKVVAALARNGVAMEINNRYKLPSALFVQMAKAAGVKFTMGTNNTGPADLLRCEYGLQIIKECKLGWQDFFVPGASGPKAVERKPNALKA, from the coding sequence ATGCCGACCTCCGAAATCTCCCGCCGCGCTTTTGTCGCCTCTCTGGCTGCCGCCAGCCAACTGTCCGCCGCCGATGACGGCTGGCTTCCCCTGTTCGACGGCTCCTCGCTCAAAGGTTGGAAAGCCAGTGAGAACAAGGGGACATGGAAGGTGGTTGACGGTCTGCTGTCGAACGATGGCGGACGCTCACACCTTTTCTATGAGGGTCCAGTGAAGGGTGCGGACTTCCGGAATTTCGAGCTCGAAGCGGAGGTAATGACCAAGCCGGGCTGCAACTCGGGCGTCTATTTCCATTCCACCTATCAGGAGACGGGCTTTCCGCAGAAAGGCTTCGAAGTCCAAGTCAACAATACGGCGACGGGTGAGGGCAGCTACCGGGAACGCAAGAAGACGGGATCCCTTTATGGGGTCCGCAATGTCTACAAGCAATTTGTGCCCGACAACGAGTGGTTCAAGCTGCACATCTCGGTACGCATGAAGAACGTACAGGTGCGGCTGAACGGAATGTTGGTGGTCGATTACAACGAGCCCAACCCGCCCGTGATTGCCGAAGGCTCCGAGCGCGGCCGGTTCCTGGATCACGGGACTTTCGCGCTGCAGGGTCACGATCCGGGCTCCCACGCGATGTACAAGAGCATCCGTGTCCGGCCGTTATCCGATGAGCTCCCCACAACGAAGATCGCTTATCCGCCGCCGGACCAGACCTTCGTGGACATCATCAACTACGGCGCACACAACATCCCCATGGTCGATTTCCATGTGCACCTGAAGCTCGGACTCACTCTCGAGCAGGCGCTCCAGAAGTCGCGCCAGGATGGCATCATGTACGGGATCGCCGTCAATTGCGGCAAGGGCTTCCCCGTCCAGGACGACGCGACGGCCCGCCAGTTCGTCGAGAGCCTGAAGGGCCAACCGGTCTTCGTCGCCATGCAGGCGGAAGGCCGCGAGTGGACGCAAATGTTCTCCAGTAAGACAGCGGCGCTCTTCGACTATGTCTTCACCGATTCCATGACGTGGACGGACAATCGAGGTCGCCGGATGCGGACATGGCTGCCGGATGAAGTCGGCACGATCGCCGATCCGCAGGAGTTCATGGATACCCTGGTCGATCGCGCCGTGGGGATCATCGACAAGGAACCGGTCGATATCTACGTCAACCCGACGTTCCTTCCGGATGCCATTGCGAAGGACTATGCCAGCTTGTGGACTGAGGAACGGATGAAGAAGGTGGTGGCGGCCTTGGCGCGGAACGGCGTAGCGATGGAGATCAACAACCGGTATAAGCTGCCCAGCGCCCTATTCGTTCAGATGGCAAAAGCCGCTGGCGTCAAGTTCACGATGGGTACGAACAATACAGGTCCGGCCGATCTTTTGCGCTGTGAGTATGGTCTGCAAATCATCAAAGAGTGCAAATTAGGATGGCAGGACTTCTTTGTTCCGGGAGCCTCCGGACCTAAGGCAGTGGAACGCAAACCCAACGCTCTCAAGGCGTGA
- a CDS encoding sugar phosphate isomerase/epimerase family protein, translating to MFSVRDMLAKDMMDTVRQVGKLGYQGVEFFSPYFSWTTAQAKDVRKLLDDLNIKAFSTHNSASSFAPENVDKAIELNTIIGSKFIVMASSGKVEGLDGWKKVAAALSQGHEKFMKAGIRGGYHNHQTEFKPLEGTRPIEILAKETPKTLMLQLDIGTCIEAGSDPVLWINQNPGRINCIHCKDWSPDKELGYKVLFGEGVAPWKKIFEAAEKKGGIEYYLVEQEGSRFSSIETAQRCLESFQKLHG from the coding sequence TTGTTCTCCGTTCGCGACATGCTGGCAAAGGACATGATGGACACGGTCCGTCAGGTCGGCAAGCTTGGCTATCAGGGGGTCGAGTTTTTCTCCCCCTACTTCTCCTGGACCACGGCCCAGGCCAAGGACGTCCGCAAGTTGCTCGACGACCTGAATATCAAGGCGTTCTCCACGCATAACAGCGCAAGTTCATTCGCACCGGAGAATGTAGACAAAGCCATCGAGCTGAATACGATCATCGGCAGCAAGTTTATTGTGATGGCGAGTTCCGGAAAAGTGGAAGGGCTGGACGGCTGGAAGAAGGTCGCAGCCGCGCTTTCCCAAGGCCATGAGAAGTTCATGAAGGCCGGTATCCGCGGGGGTTACCACAACCACCAGACGGAGTTTAAGCCGTTGGAGGGAACGCGGCCCATCGAGATTCTGGCGAAGGAGACGCCCAAAACGTTGATGCTGCAGTTGGACATCGGCACCTGTATCGAAGCCGGCTCCGATCCAGTCCTGTGGATCAATCAGAATCCGGGCCGTATCAACTGCATCCACTGCAAGGACTGGTCTCCGGACAAGGAACTCGGCTACAAGGTGCTGTTTGGCGAAGGCGTGGCGCCCTGGAAGAAGATTTTCGAGGCCGCTGAAAAGAAGGGCGGCATCGAGTACTACCTGGTGGAGCAGGAAGGCAGCCGCTTCTCTTCCATCGAGACAGCGCAGCGTTGTCTGGAATCGTTCCAGAAGCTGCACGGCTAG
- a CDS encoding DUF2490 domain-containing protein — protein sequence MKQWLLAGAMLAALAQSPAYADDVESLHILNLNFEWRRGLTLQMHTRLRTFENIGAYNQFRGGPVLLWQANPRLLVITGYYFTNQNRRVVHTNYDIHRAFGGLQYRVLRGETWSVDARGALESFHSDQFQDYRRWRTRTLLTKKLRLGEPYASGEALHERGVWYGRYTAGVLWKVNARLKIGTGYEFRQAMTGPPSHVVATLFEWQARRARTPHEN from the coding sequence ATGAAACAGTGGCTGTTGGCCGGCGCCATGCTGGCAGCGCTGGCTCAGTCCCCTGCCTATGCGGACGATGTCGAGTCGCTACACATTCTCAACCTGAATTTCGAGTGGCGACGCGGCCTGACGCTGCAGATGCACACGCGCCTCAGGACATTTGAGAACATAGGCGCCTACAACCAGTTCCGCGGCGGGCCCGTGTTGTTGTGGCAGGCCAACCCGAGGCTACTGGTCATTACCGGCTACTACTTTACGAACCAGAACCGGCGGGTGGTCCACACCAACTACGACATCCACAGAGCATTCGGGGGGCTGCAATACCGGGTATTGCGCGGCGAAACATGGTCAGTCGATGCGCGCGGCGCCCTGGAGAGCTTTCACTCAGACCAGTTCCAGGACTACCGCCGGTGGCGCACGCGGACCCTGCTGACTAAGAAACTCCGCCTGGGCGAGCCCTACGCCAGCGGCGAGGCGCTGCATGAGCGAGGCGTGTGGTACGGGCGCTACACGGCGGGCGTCCTGTGGAAAGTGAACGCCCGCCTGAAGATCGGTACGGGCTATGAGTTCCGGCAGGCAATGACCGGCCCTCCTTCGCACGTCGTTGCAACGCTGTTCGAATGGCAGGCTCGCCGGGCCAGAACCCCGCACGAGAACTAA
- a CDS encoding DUF2911 domain-containing protein, giving the protein MRMLRFSLPLALAAAAWAQYPGLTLPPSGNNQKAAVIQFIGPVKVSIEYSSPAVHGPDGKDRRGQIWGKLVPYGMTNLGFGSGNPGPWRAGANENTVFTVSNDVMIEGKLLTAGRYGLHMLAGPEEWTLILSKNSDAWGSFFYEEGKDALRVSVKPQKHDYREWLTYEFTGRKPAQATAELQWEDLSVGWTIQVPNANDIYISHLEKELTTTPGFSHEGYISAVQFCLAENTHLEQALKWADAAINMRYVGQANFLTLSTKAQVLSKLNREAEAKEIMLTALNHPTATPLLIHQYGRQLLNDKKNQEALEVFQLNAKRNGDVWPVNVGLARAYAAVGDKPKALEHAKKALAQAPDEVNRKSLESMVESLSH; this is encoded by the coding sequence ATGCGAATGCTCAGATTCTCTCTCCCACTTGCTCTGGCCGCGGCTGCCTGGGCCCAATATCCGGGCCTGACACTGCCCCCGAGCGGTAACAATCAGAAAGCAGCGGTCATCCAGTTTATCGGCCCGGTGAAGGTCAGTATCGAGTACTCCAGCCCCGCCGTGCATGGCCCGGATGGCAAAGACCGGCGTGGACAGATCTGGGGCAAACTGGTTCCCTACGGCATGACCAACCTGGGGTTTGGTAGCGGCAATCCCGGGCCGTGGCGCGCCGGCGCCAACGAGAACACGGTCTTCACGGTATCGAACGATGTGATGATCGAGGGCAAGCTGCTGACTGCCGGGCGCTACGGGCTGCACATGCTGGCGGGCCCGGAAGAGTGGACCCTCATTCTGTCCAAGAATTCCGATGCCTGGGGCAGTTTCTTTTACGAAGAGGGCAAGGACGCTTTGCGAGTCAGCGTGAAACCCCAGAAGCATGACTATCGCGAATGGCTCACCTATGAGTTCACGGGCCGCAAGCCCGCGCAAGCCACGGCGGAACTCCAGTGGGAAGATCTGTCCGTCGGTTGGACGATTCAAGTGCCGAATGCGAACGACATCTACATCTCTCACCTGGAGAAGGAACTCACCACCACTCCGGGTTTCAGCCACGAGGGCTATATTTCCGCCGTCCAGTTCTGCCTGGCCGAGAACACCCACCTGGAACAGGCATTGAAGTGGGCCGATGCCGCGATCAACATGCGCTATGTGGGGCAAGCGAATTTCCTAACACTCAGCACCAAGGCCCAGGTTCTGTCGAAGCTGAACCGGGAAGCCGAGGCCAAGGAGATCATGTTGACAGCGCTGAACCATCCCACCGCCACACCCCTGCTGATCCACCAGTATGGCCGGCAGTTGCTGAACGACAAGAAGAACCAGGAGGCGCTGGAAGTGTTCCAGCTGAACGCGAAGCGGAACGGCGACGTCTGGCCGGTGAATGTCGGTCTGGCTCGCGCCTACGCCGCGGTCGGCGACAAGCCGAAGGCGCTGGAGCACGCGAAGAAGGCTCTTGCCCAGGCGCCCGATGAGGTAAACCGGAAGAGTCTAGAGAGTATGGTGGAGTCACTCTCGCACTGA
- a CDS encoding endonuclease/exonuclease/phosphatase family protein: protein MSKVLLLAVFLSSLLPAETLRVMTFNVRYPNPGDGANVWSARRDLFVETVKANAPDVMGTQELFYEQGQYIVEKLPGYAWFGVSRRGNHEDEHMGVFYRKDRLRVVDSGDFWLSTTPERAGSSSWQMSLPRMVTWALFEARNGGAKFLFLNTHFPHRDVDEAARVKCARLLAGRIGLYEDDLPIVLTGDFNAPAAGGAYAILSPLMKDAWKELHPAREEGTFHGFRGTPRADRIDWILYRAPWKVTSAEIITTHNSALYPSDHFPVLAVFELP, encoded by the coding sequence ATGTCGAAAGTCCTTCTACTGGCTGTCTTCCTCTCCTCCCTGCTGCCCGCGGAAACGCTCCGCGTCATGACCTTCAATGTCCGCTATCCGAATCCCGGCGACGGCGCCAATGTCTGGTCCGCCCGGCGCGACCTCTTTGTCGAAACCGTGAAGGCTAACGCGCCCGACGTGATGGGCACGCAGGAGTTGTTCTACGAACAGGGCCAGTACATCGTGGAGAAGCTGCCAGGTTATGCCTGGTTCGGCGTCAGCCGCCGCGGCAACCACGAGGACGAACACATGGGTGTCTTCTATCGCAAGGATCGCCTGCGCGTGGTCGACTCGGGCGATTTCTGGCTCTCCACAACCCCGGAACGGGCCGGCAGCAGTTCCTGGCAGATGAGCCTGCCGCGCATGGTCACCTGGGCCCTGTTTGAGGCGCGTAATGGCGGCGCCAAGTTTTTATTTCTCAACACCCACTTCCCTCACCGGGACGTCGACGAAGCGGCCAGGGTGAAGTGCGCCAGGTTGCTGGCAGGCCGCATCGGACTCTACGAGGACGACCTGCCCATCGTCCTCACGGGCGACTTCAATGCGCCGGCTGCCGGCGGCGCCTATGCGATTCTGAGCCCGCTGATGAAGGACGCCTGGAAGGAATTGCATCCGGCCCGCGAAGAAGGGACGTTTCACGGTTTTCGGGGCACGCCGCGAGCCGACCGTATCGACTGGATTCTCTACCGTGCGCCTTGGAAAGTGACCTCGGCCGAAATCATCACCACGCACAACAGTGCGCTGTACCCCTCTGACCACTTCCCGGTCCTGGCGGTCTTTGAGTTGCCTTAG